A DNA window from Altererythrobacter sp. B11 contains the following coding sequences:
- the purD gene encoding phosphoribosylamine--glycine ligase: MNILLLGSGGREHALAWKLAQSRLIVEAGDTLYASPGNPGIAEHAHLVTLDAANHAAVAAFCADHRIGLVVIGPEAPLVDGLADSLRAEGVAVFGPSKAAAQLEGSKGFTKDLCDRAGIPTAGYFRAASLEQAVQALADFAPPYVLKADGLAAGKGVVIAATQDEAEAALADMFGGAFGGAGAEVVIEEFMEGEEASFFALTDGATILPFGSAQDHKRVGEGDTGPNTGGMGAYSPAPVLTPALRAQAIDRIIAPTVRQMADEGMPYSGVLYAGLMLTEEGPKLVEYNCRFGDPECQVLMMRLESDLGEYMLACAENRLGAMDAPRFSPDRALTVVMAANGYPDTPEKGGTIMGVGVAEETGAKVFHAGTAMEGEHLVADGGRVLNVTARGATTAEAQARAYRAVDAIDFPTGFCRRDVGWREVAREQKRG; encoded by the coding sequence ATGAACATCCTTCTGCTGGGATCGGGAGGGCGCGAACATGCTCTGGCATGGAAGCTGGCGCAATCCCGCCTGATCGTGGAAGCGGGGGACACGCTGTATGCCTCCCCCGGCAATCCCGGCATTGCGGAGCATGCGCATCTCGTCACGCTGGATGCGGCCAACCATGCCGCCGTGGCGGCGTTCTGCGCCGACCACCGAATCGGGCTGGTGGTGATCGGGCCGGAAGCGCCGCTGGTGGATGGGCTGGCGGATTCGCTGCGGGCGGAAGGCGTGGCCGTGTTCGGCCCCAGCAAGGCCGCCGCCCAGCTGGAAGGCAGCAAGGGCTTTACCAAGGATCTGTGCGACCGCGCTGGCATTCCGACCGCCGGCTATTTCCGGGCCGCCTCGCTGGAACAGGCGGTGCAGGCGCTGGCGGATTTCGCCCCGCCCTATGTGCTGAAGGCCGATGGGCTGGCGGCGGGCAAGGGCGTGGTGATCGCCGCCACGCAGGATGAGGCGGAAGCCGCGCTGGCCGACATGTTCGGCGGGGCCTTCGGCGGCGCCGGCGCGGAAGTGGTGATCGAGGAATTCATGGAGGGGGAAGAGGCCAGCTTCTTCGCCCTGACCGATGGCGCCACGATCCTGCCCTTCGGCAGCGCGCAGGATCACAAGCGCGTGGGCGAAGGCGATACCGGCCCCAACACCGGCGGCATGGGCGCATACAGCCCCGCCCCGGTGCTGACCCCGGCGCTGCGGGCGCAGGCGATCGACCGGATCATCGCCCCCACGGTGCGGCAGATGGCGGATGAGGGGATGCCCTATTCCGGCGTGCTCTATGCCGGGCTGATGCTGACGGAAGAGGGGCCGAAGCTGGTGGAATACAATTGTCGCTTCGGCGATCCCGAATGCCAGGTGCTGATGATGCGGCTGGAAAGCGACCTGGGCGAATATATGCTCGCCTGCGCGGAGAATCGCCTTGGCGCGATGGATGCGCCGCGCTTTTCGCCCGACCGCGCGCTGACGGTGGTGATGGCGGCCAACGGCTATCCCGATACGCCCGAAAAGGGCGGCACCATCATGGGCGTGGGCGTGGCGGAGGAAACCGGCGCCAAGGTGTTCCATGCCGGCACCGCGATGGAGGGCGAGCATCTCGTCGCCGATGGCGGGCGGGTGCTGAATGTCACTGCGCGCGGGGCCACCACGGCAGAGGCGCAGGCCCGCGCCTATCGCGCGGTGGACGCGATCGATTTCCCCACCGGCTTCTGCCGCCGCGACGTCGGCTGGCGCGAAGTGGCGCGGGAACAAAAACGGGGCTGA
- a CDS encoding DUF2093 domain-containing protein: protein MLMSSGEKAATLIYGPNGFRVVKPGSYVLCAVTGEPIPLEELRYWSVDRQEPYASPEIATQRLNRDS, encoded by the coding sequence ATGCTGATGTCCTCCGGCGAGAAAGCCGCAACCCTGATCTACGGGCCCAACGGGTTCCGTGTCGTGAAGCCTGGCAGCTATGTGCTCTGCGCCGTGACCGGCGAACCGATCCCGCTTGAAGAGCTGCGCTATTGGAGCGTGGACCGGCAGGAGCCCTATGCCAGCCCCGAAATCGCCACGCAGCGCCTGAACCGCGACTCGTGA
- a CDS encoding adenosine kinase — translation MPEPRYDVIAIGNAIVDVMAHCTDELIDELGLTRGGMMLVDEEQANQLYEAMGPAREISGGSAANTLAGLSAMGAQCAFIGQVADDQLGAVFAHDIHAVGIDFDTPKRAGEPATARCLIFVTPDGQRTMNTFLGASQFLPATALNEEAIGGARILYLEGYLWDPEEPRAAMRRAIETARAAGRKVAFTLSDTFVIARHGEDFRQLMAEGLIDILFANKAELAAITGKEDFEEGLAEIAPLVPVLVVTRSEEGAVAIAHGERAEAAAEPIAKVVDTTGAGDLFAAGFLFGHVRGRDLATCLRMGAIAAAEIISHIGARSEVDLAALIESKLG, via the coding sequence ATGCCCGAACCCAGATATGACGTGATCGCGATCGGCAATGCCATTGTCGACGTGATGGCCCATTGTACCGATGAACTGATCGACGAACTCGGCCTCACGCGCGGGGGCATGATGCTGGTGGACGAGGAACAGGCCAACCAGCTGTATGAGGCGATGGGGCCCGCGCGGGAGATTTCCGGCGGATCGGCTGCCAACACTCTGGCCGGGCTTTCGGCCATGGGCGCGCAATGCGCCTTCATCGGCCAGGTGGCGGATGACCAGCTGGGCGCGGTGTTCGCCCATGATATTCACGCCGTTGGGATCGATTTCGATACGCCGAAGCGGGCGGGGGAGCCGGCAACGGCGCGCTGCCTGATCTTCGTGACGCCCGATGGCCAGCGCACGATGAACACTTTCCTCGGCGCCTCGCAATTCCTTCCCGCCACCGCGCTGAACGAGGAAGCGATCGGCGGGGCGCGCATCCTCTATCTCGAAGGCTATCTGTGGGACCCGGAAGAGCCGCGCGCGGCCATGCGGCGGGCGATCGAAACGGCGCGCGCAGCGGGGCGCAAGGTCGCCTTCACCCTGTCCGACACCTTCGTGATCGCCCGTCATGGCGAGGATTTCCGCCAGCTGATGGCCGAAGGCCTGATCGACATCCTGTTTGCCAATAAGGCGGAACTGGCAGCGATCACCGGCAAGGAGGATTTCGAGGAAGGGCTGGCGGAGATCGCGCCGCTGGTGCCCGTGCTCGTCGTCACCCGCAGCGAGGAGGGGGCGGTGGCGATCGCCCACGGCGAACGCGCCGAAGCGGCGGCGGAACCGATCGCCAAGGTCGTCGATACCACCGGCGCCGGCGATCTCTTCGCCGCCGGCTTCCTGTTCGGCCATGTGCGCGGCCGCGATCTGGCTACCTGCCTGCGCATGGGCGCGATCGCAGCGGCAGAGATCATCAGCCATATTGGTGCCCGTTCCGAAGTGGATCTGGCCGCTCTGATCGAGAGCAAGCTGGGCTGA
- the rpmB gene encoding 50S ribosomal protein L28: MSRICELTGKGRQIGHNVSHANNKTKRVFLPNLQNVTLLSEKLDRSFKFRVSTQGLRSVEHNGGLDNWLLKTSDEKLSPRARKVKRDLKKVQPAA, from the coding sequence ATGTCGCGTATCTGCGAACTGACCGGCAAGGGCCGCCAGATTGGCCACAATGTTAGCCACGCCAACAACAAGACCAAGCGCGTCTTCCTGCCCAATCTGCAGAACGTGACGCTGCTGAGCGAGAAGCTGGACCGCAGCTTCAAGTTCCGCGTCTCCACGCAGGGCCTGCGCTCCGTCGAGCACAATGGCGGGCTGGACAACTGGCTGCTCAAGACCTCTGACGAGAAGCTGAGCCCGCGCGCCCGCAAGGTGAAGCGCGATCTCAAGAAGGTGCAGCCGGCCGCCTGA
- a CDS encoding esterase-like activity of phytase family protein — MSARASRRRQGARGRILRLLAVALVAAALAPGTWWRERVSWGTAEGSPLLTAVPLSVPTDQAGPLRVTGLWWLRSTNQHFGGFSALLARPGGRLFAASDRGRQMDFSSPSDGGGRGPAQFAFFAGRQELDKAGADIESLTADPASGRIWAGYEGANAIERYDPGFANRRRAQPAAMRDWPRNSGPEAILHLRDGRFIVLAEGDPAPLPGETTPGLLFPADPVDAEGDESEPLRFRFPRPDGFRPVDMAQLPDGRVLILLRKFVLGLPPHFETRIILADPARITGGGAWSGETLFELASPLPRENYEGMAIVPGPGDAVTIWLISDDNTSVFQRTLLMRLAWSPSRGAQEKARDSSRAPG, encoded by the coding sequence GTGAGCGCGCGGGCAAGCAGGCGGCGGCAGGGAGCGCGCGGCCGCATCCTGCGGCTGCTCGCGGTCGCACTGGTGGCGGCGGCCCTTGCGCCGGGCACCTGGTGGCGCGAGCGGGTGAGCTGGGGCACGGCGGAAGGCAGCCCGCTGCTCACCGCCGTCCCGCTTTCGGTGCCGACCGATCAGGCGGGGCCGCTGCGAGTGACGGGGCTGTGGTGGTTGCGCAGCACGAATCAGCATTTCGGCGGCTTCTCCGCGCTGCTGGCGCGCCCCGGCGGGCGACTGTTCGCCGCCAGCGATCGCGGGCGGCAGATGGACTTCTCGTCCCCAAGCGACGGCGGTGGCCGAGGGCCTGCTCAGTTCGCCTTCTTCGCCGGGCGGCAGGAGCTGGACAAAGCGGGTGCCGACATCGAATCGCTCACCGCCGATCCCGCCAGCGGCCGCATCTGGGCCGGCTATGAAGGCGCCAATGCGATCGAGCGCTACGATCCCGGCTTCGCCAACCGACGCCGCGCGCAACCCGCGGCCATGCGCGACTGGCCGCGCAACAGCGGGCCTGAGGCGATCCTGCACCTGCGCGACGGGCGCTTCATCGTGCTGGCCGAAGGCGATCCCGCGCCGCTGCCGGGCGAAACCACGCCCGGCCTGCTGTTCCCCGCCGACCCGGTGGACGCGGAGGGGGACGAATCAGAACCGCTCCGCTTCCGCTTCCCGCGGCCCGACGGCTTTCGCCCGGTAGACATGGCGCAACTGCCCGATGGGCGCGTGCTGATCCTGCTGCGCAAATTCGTGCTGGGTCTGCCGCCCCACTTTGAAACCCGGATCATCCTGGCCGATCCTGCGCGAATCACCGGGGGCGGGGCATGGAGCGGCGAAACGCTGTTCGAACTGGCCAGCCCGCTACCGCGCGAGAACTACGAAGGCATGGCCATCGTGCCCGGGCCCGGCGATGCCGTGACCATCTGGCTGATTTCCGACGACAACACGTCCGTGTTCCAGCGCACGCTGCTGATGCGGCTGGCGTGGAGTCCCAGTAGAGGCGCACAAGAAAAGGCGCGCGACAGCAGCCGCGCGCCCGGTTGA
- the xseA gene encoding exodeoxyribonuclease VII large subunit gives MAGPFPDSDDDFDGRDGARGGLVAKGQAGDNAAPLSITEISQLLKRTVEDRFGYVKLRGELSGVKRAASGHLYCCLKDDKAVMDGVMWRTTAQRLGFLPEDGIEVVASGKITTFPGRSKYQIVIEHMEIAGEGALLALLEKTRRRLEAEGLFAAERKRPLPFLPDVIGVVTSPTGSVIRDILHRLADRFPSRVLVWPVLVQGRGSAEQVAAALRGFAAMAPGGGRGGALPRPDLLIVARGGGSIEDLWGFNEEIVVRAIAESPIPVISAVGHETDTTLADYAADRRAPTPTAAAEIAVPVRHELANALGELGLRQRRCVNRPLQLGRERLEARLARMPRPEALAAQAAQRLDELGERLRRGLADRASRARERLQADRARLSAPLLRAQLGEARQRLAGVRLAPVLVQRPLAEGRERLAASWRLAQQLHPERPLQRGYAMVLDGGGRPVTYSAAARREPALTLKFRDGRLDVIPATGEGAEKAGAQAAAPTPAPAPRRASPRARPAPPSAEQPKLL, from the coding sequence ATGGCCGGCCCTTTCCCCGATTCCGATGACGATTTTGACGGCCGCGATGGCGCGCGTGGCGGGCTGGTAGCCAAGGGGCAGGCTGGCGACAACGCTGCACCGCTATCCATCACCGAGATTTCGCAACTGCTGAAGCGCACGGTGGAAGACCGCTTCGGCTATGTGAAGCTGCGCGGCGAGCTTTCGGGTGTGAAGCGGGCCGCTTCCGGCCACCTCTATTGCTGCCTGAAGGATGACAAGGCGGTGATGGACGGGGTGATGTGGCGCACCACCGCCCAGCGGCTGGGCTTCCTGCCGGAAGACGGGATCGAGGTGGTGGCCAGCGGCAAGATCACCACCTTTCCCGGCCGTTCCAAATACCAGATCGTCATCGAACATATGGAAATCGCGGGAGAAGGCGCGCTGCTGGCGCTGCTGGAAAAGACGCGGCGGCGGCTGGAGGCCGAAGGGCTCTTCGCGGCGGAGCGCAAGCGGCCGCTGCCGTTCCTGCCCGACGTGATCGGTGTCGTGACCTCGCCCACGGGATCGGTGATCCGCGACATCCTCCACCGCCTGGCGGATCGTTTCCCCAGCCGGGTGCTGGTGTGGCCGGTGCTGGTGCAGGGGCGCGGCTCGGCCGAGCAGGTGGCCGCGGCGCTGCGCGGATTTGCCGCCATGGCGCCGGGCGGTGGGCGGGGCGGGGCGCTGCCCCGGCCCGATCTGCTGATTGTGGCGCGCGGGGGCGGCTCAATCGAGGATCTGTGGGGCTTCAACGAGGAGATCGTGGTCCGCGCCATTGCCGAATCGCCGATCCCGGTGATCAGCGCGGTGGGCCATGAAACCGATACGACGCTGGCGGACTATGCGGCCGATCGCCGCGCCCCCACGCCCACGGCGGCGGCGGAGATCGCCGTGCCGGTGCGGCATGAGCTGGCGAATGCGCTGGGCGAGCTGGGGCTGCGCCAGCGGCGCTGCGTCAACCGGCCGCTGCAGCTGGGGCGCGAACGGCTGGAGGCGCGGCTCGCGCGCATGCCGCGGCCCGAAGCGCTGGCGGCGCAGGCGGCGCAGCGGCTGGACGAATTGGGCGAGCGGCTGCGGCGCGGGCTGGCCGACCGGGCGAGCCGGGCGCGCGAGCGGCTGCAGGCGGACCGCGCGCGGCTTTCGGCGCCGCTGCTGCGCGCGCAGCTGGGGGAGGCGCGGCAGCGGCTGGCCGGCGTGCGGCTGGCGCCCGTGCTGGTGCAGCGGCCGCTGGCGGAAGGGCGCGAGCGGCTGGCGGCAAGCTGGCGGCTGGCGCAGCAGCTCCACCCCGAACGGCCGCTGCAACGCGGCTATGCGATGGTGCTGGACGGGGGTGGGCGGCCGGTCACCTACAGTGCGGCGGCGCGGCGGGAGCCGGCCCTGACGCTGAAGTTCCGCGATGGCAGGCTGGATGTCATCCCGGCCACGGGCGAGGGAGCGGAGAAGGCGGGCGCGCAGGCGGCAGCCCCGACCCCCGCCCCGGCGCCGCGCCGCGCGTCGCCGCGCGCCAGGCCCGCCCCGCCGTCTGCGGAGCAGCCGAAATTGCTTTGA
- a CDS encoding nucleoside deaminase, with translation MTTWPLPPPMARAIALAERASASGEVPVGAVVMRRGEVLGEGHNAPRGLADPTAHAEILALRQAAQRLGNERLDGCDLWVTLEPCAMCAGAIAHARIARLYYAAPDPKGGAVEHGARLFDQPQCLHRPEVYSGMGEERAAALLRQFFAARR, from the coding sequence ATGACCACCTGGCCGCTCCCCCCGCCGATGGCCCGCGCGATCGCGCTGGCCGAGCGCGCCTCCGCCAGCGGAGAAGTGCCCGTGGGCGCGGTGGTGATGCGCCGTGGGGAAGTGCTGGGCGAAGGCCACAATGCGCCGCGCGGGCTGGCCGATCCCACCGCCCATGCCGAAATCCTGGCCCTGCGACAGGCAGCCCAGCGCCTTGGTAACGAGCGGCTGGATGGCTGCGACCTGTGGGTGACGCTGGAGCCCTGCGCCATGTGTGCGGGCGCCATCGCCCATGCGCGAATCGCCCGGCTCTATTATGCCGCACCCGATCCCAAGGGCGGCGCGGTGGAGCATGGCGCAAGGCTGTTCGACCAGCCGCAATGCCTGCACCGGCCAGAGGTCTATTCCGGCATGGGGGAAGAGCGGGCGGCGGCGCTGCTGCGCCAATTCTTTGCCGCCCGCCGATGA
- a CDS encoding M23 family metallopeptidase has translation MRRAAALGAPAVLAACVPAGSGAPDVAVVQPVEASPAAVAPPQAPRLAGPSTFVYDGQLTQGGWIRGQAPAGTVSARLGEQVLTLDGEGRFFAAFDRDAGPTASLTATLADGRVVRSPLSIAPREWQIERVNVARSPGGPSEAFMKIRRPELAQIAAARAKDTGAEGWRQDFIWPVTGRISGRFGSQRIYRGEPGSYHTGLDISSGTSGTPFVAPADGVVILAAREPFSLEGHLLMIDHGAGLNSAFLHCSEIDVEPGQHVKQGQMLGRIGASGRATGPHLHWSIKWHDARLDPLLFLGPMP, from the coding sequence GTGAGGCGGGCGGCCGCACTGGGGGCGCCGGCGGTGCTTGCCGCCTGCGTGCCCGCGGGCAGCGGTGCGCCGGATGTGGCGGTGGTGCAACCGGTGGAGGCTTCGCCCGCCGCCGTGGCGCCTCCGCAAGCCCCGCGCCTCGCAGGCCCCAGCACTTTCGTCTATGATGGCCAGCTTACCCAGGGCGGCTGGATCCGCGGGCAGGCACCTGCGGGCACCGTCTCCGCCCGCCTGGGGGAGCAGGTGCTCACGCTGGATGGGGAAGGGCGCTTCTTCGCCGCCTTCGATCGCGACGCCGGCCCTACCGCCAGCCTGACGGCCACGCTGGCGGACGGGCGCGTGGTGCGCAGCCCGCTCTCCATCGCACCGCGCGAATGGCAGATCGAACGGGTGAATGTCGCCCGTTCGCCGGGAGGGCCGAGCGAGGCCTTCATGAAGATCCGCCGGCCGGAGCTGGCGCAGATCGCCGCCGCGCGCGCGAAGGACACGGGTGCAGAGGGCTGGCGGCAGGATTTCATCTGGCCCGTCACCGGGCGAATCTCCGGCCGGTTCGGATCGCAGCGCATCTATCGCGGGGAGCCGGGGAGCTATCACACCGGGCTCGACATCTCGAGCGGCACCAGCGGCACGCCCTTCGTCGCCCCGGCCGACGGCGTGGTGATCCTCGCCGCGCGGGAGCCGTTCTCGCTCGAAGGGCACCTGCTGATGATCGACCATGGGGCGGGCCTCAACAGCGCCTTCCTTCACTGTTCGGAAATCGACGTGGAGCCGGGCCAGCATGTGAAGCAGGGGCAGATGCTCGGCCGCATCGGCGCCTCGGGCCGGGCGACCGGGCCGCATCTCCACTGGAGCATCAAATGGCACGATGCGCGGCTCGATCCGCTGCTGTTCCTCGGGCCGATGCCCTGA